In Streptomyces sp. NBC_00433, a single genomic region encodes these proteins:
- a CDS encoding response regulator transcription factor has protein sequence MAIRVLLVDDQPLLRTGFRMILEAEPDLAVVGEAGDGQQALDQVRALQPDVVLMDIRMPRMDGVEATRQITGPDRSGPAKVLVLTTFDLDEYVIEALRAGASGFLLKDAPAAELVQAIRVVAAGEAMLAPSITRRLLDKYAGRLPSGDESVPQPLHTLTEREVEVLRLVARGLSNAEIAAELFVSETTVKTHVGHVLTKLGLRDRVQAAVYAYESGLVRPGAS, from the coding sequence GTGGCGATCCGCGTCCTGCTGGTGGACGATCAGCCCCTGCTGCGTACCGGTTTCCGGATGATCCTGGAGGCCGAGCCCGACCTGGCGGTGGTCGGTGAGGCCGGGGACGGCCAGCAGGCGCTGGACCAGGTGCGGGCGCTGCAGCCCGATGTGGTGCTGATGGACATCAGGATGCCCCGGATGGACGGGGTGGAGGCCACCCGGCAGATCACCGGGCCCGACCGGTCGGGGCCGGCGAAGGTGCTGGTGCTGACCACCTTCGACCTCGACGAGTACGTGATCGAGGCGCTGCGGGCCGGCGCCAGCGGCTTCCTGCTCAAGGACGCCCCGGCGGCCGAGCTGGTGCAGGCGATCAGGGTGGTGGCCGCGGGTGAGGCGATGCTCGCGCCGAGCATCACCCGGCGGCTGCTCGACAAGTACGCGGGCCGGCTGCCGTCCGGTGACGAGTCGGTGCCGCAGCCGCTGCACACCCTGACCGAGCGCGAGGTCGAGGTGCTCAGGCTGGTGGCCCGGGGGTTGTCCAACGCGGAGATCGCCGCCGAGCTGTTCGTCTCGGAGACCACCGTGAAGACCCATGTCGGGCATGTGCTGACCAAGTTGGGCCTGCGCGACCGGGTGCAGGCCGCGGTCTACGCCTACGAGAGCGGTCTGGTGCGCCCCGGCGCGAGCTGA
- a CDS encoding PD-(D/E)XK nuclease family protein gives MGTSTESIPPRPPTSLSPSRAADFMRCPLLYRLRVIDRLPEKPTQAATRGTVVHAVLERLFDAPAADRTAERARDLVPGEWQRLLAARPELSVLFDAAEPAALAGWLDSARALVDRWFTLEDPTRLEPAERELYVETVLESGLTLRGYVDRLDVAPATGDLRVVDYKTGKAPRPEYKDEPMFQMSFYALVLWRLRGVVPRRLQLVYLGSGDVLTYDPSEADLLRTERKLLALWEAIRAATESGDWRPRRTPLCGWCDHQAFCPEFGGTPPPYPLAATAGVLPLVGENGPV, from the coding sequence ATGGGGACCAGCACCGAGAGCATTCCGCCGCGACCGCCGACGTCGCTGTCGCCGTCGCGCGCGGCCGACTTCATGCGCTGCCCGCTGCTCTACCGGCTGCGGGTGATCGACCGGCTGCCGGAGAAGCCGACCCAGGCGGCGACCCGCGGCACGGTCGTCCACGCCGTGCTGGAGCGGCTCTTCGACGCCCCGGCGGCGGACCGCACCGCCGAGCGGGCCAGGGACCTGGTGCCCGGCGAGTGGCAGCGGCTGCTGGCGGCCAGGCCCGAGCTCTCCGTGCTGTTCGACGCGGCGGAGCCGGCGGCGCTGGCCGGCTGGCTGGACAGCGCCCGCGCCCTGGTGGACCGCTGGTTCACCCTGGAGGACCCGACCCGGCTCGAACCGGCGGAGCGCGAGCTGTACGTGGAGACGGTGCTGGAGTCGGGGCTGACGCTGCGCGGCTATGTCGACCGGCTGGACGTCGCGCCGGCCACCGGCGACCTGCGGGTGGTGGACTACAAGACCGGCAAGGCCCCGCGCCCGGAGTACAAAGACGAGCCGATGTTCCAGATGTCGTTCTACGCGCTGGTGCTGTGGCGGCTGCGCGGGGTGGTGCCGCGGCGGCTGCAGCTGGTGTATCTGGGCAGCGGGGACGTGCTGACGTACGACCCGTCGGAGGCGGACCTGCTGCGTACCGAGCGCAAGCTGCTGGCGCTGTGGGAGGCGATCAGGGCGGCGACGGAGAGCGGCGACTGGCGGCCGCGCCGCACCCCGCTGTGCGGCTGGTGCGACCACCAGGCGTTCTGCCCGGAATTCGGCGGGACTCCGCCACCCTATCCGCTGGCGGCGACAGCCGGTGTCCTGCCCCTGGTGGGCGAGAATGGTCCGGTCTAG
- a CDS encoding site-2 protease family protein produces MSESGRPPSRKSDAPGQNGDPGTSARGPGGGILMGRFFGVPIYVAPSWFLVAALITWVFGDQLDTVLPDLGGIRYLVSLFFAVAFYASVLVHELAHTVAALRFKLPVRRIQLQFFGGVSEIEKESDTPGREFVLAFVGPLLSLVLAGVFFGGMQLVESGTVPGVLLAGLMISNLIVAIFNFLPGLPLDGGRMLRAVVWKISGKAMTGTVAAAWVGRGLALAVLIGLPMLSYARDGDSGGSGFDSLTDALLAAILAAIIWTGAGNSLRMARLRERLPDLRARTLTRRAVPVSSDTPLSEALRQANEAGARALVVVDGRGAPMALVRESAIVTIPEHRRPWVAVSGLAQDLTPGMRVSAELAGEALLDTLRATPSTEYLVVEPTGEIFGVLATSDVEKAFLAAMSRPS; encoded by the coding sequence GTGAGCGAGAGCGGTCGGCCGCCGTCCCGGAAGAGCGACGCCCCTGGCCAGAACGGCGACCCCGGCACCTCCGCGCGAGGGCCCGGCGGCGGGATCCTGATGGGCCGCTTCTTCGGCGTGCCCATCTACGTGGCTCCCAGCTGGTTCCTGGTCGCGGCCCTGATCACCTGGGTCTTCGGCGACCAGCTCGACACCGTGCTGCCCGACCTCGGCGGGATCCGCTACCTCGTGTCGCTGTTCTTCGCGGTGGCCTTCTACGCCTCGGTGCTGGTCCACGAGCTGGCGCACACCGTGGCCGCGCTGCGCTTCAAGCTGCCCGTACGGCGTATCCAGCTGCAGTTCTTCGGCGGCGTCTCGGAGATCGAGAAGGAGTCCGACACCCCTGGCAGGGAGTTCGTGCTGGCCTTCGTCGGGCCGCTGCTCTCGCTGGTCCTCGCCGGCGTCTTCTTCGGCGGCATGCAGCTGGTCGAGTCCGGGACGGTGCCCGGGGTGCTGCTCGCCGGGCTGATGATCAGCAACCTGATCGTGGCGATCTTCAACTTCCTGCCCGGCCTGCCGCTCGACGGCGGCCGCATGCTGCGGGCCGTGGTCTGGAAGATCAGCGGCAAGGCCATGACCGGCACGGTCGCCGCGGCCTGGGTCGGCCGCGGGCTCGCCCTCGCGGTGCTCATCGGGCTGCCGATGCTCTCCTACGCCCGGGACGGCGACAGCGGCGGCTCCGGCTTCGACTCGCTCACCGACGCGCTGCTCGCCGCGATCCTGGCCGCCATCATCTGGACCGGCGCCGGCAACAGCCTGCGGATGGCCAGGCTCCGCGAGCGGCTGCCCGACCTGCGCGCCCGCACCCTGACCCGCAGGGCCGTCCCGGTCTCCTCCGACACCCCCCTGTCCGAGGCGCTGCGCCAGGCCAACGAGGCCGGCGCCAGGGCCCTGGTCGTGGTCGACGGCCGCGGCGCCCCCATGGCGCTCGTCCGCGAGTCCGCGATCGTCACCATCCCCGAGCACCGCCGCCCCTGGGTCGCGGTCAGCGGCCTCGCCCAGGACCTCACCCCGGGTATGCGGGTCTCCGCGGAACTGGCAGGCGAAGCCCTGCTCGACACCCTGCGGGCCACTCCCTCCACCGAATACCTGGTGGTCGAGCCGACCGGTGAGATTTTCGGCGTGCTGGCCACCTCCGACGTCGAGAAGGCCTTCCTGGCCGCCATGTCGCGCCCTTCCTGA
- a CDS encoding tRNA (adenine-N1)-methyltransferase has translation MSEPTGAARRRGPFKVGDQVQLTDPKGRHYTFTLEAGKQFHTHKGAFPHDELIGAPEGSVVRTTGNVAYLALRPLLPDYVLSMPRGAAVVYPKDAGQILAMADIFAGARVVEAGVGSGSLSSFLLRAIGDHGMLHSYERRADFAEIATQNVERYFGGPHPAWQLTVGDLQDHLSDTDVDRVILDMLAPWECLEPVSKALVPGGILCAYVATTTQLARTVEAIREHGSFNEPAAWETMVRTWHVEGLAVRPDHRMIGHTGFLLTARRLADGVEPPLRRRRPAKGAYGEDYTGPGSASGGAGTDR, from the coding sequence ATGTCCGAACCGACCGGTGCCGCCCGCCGACGCGGGCCCTTCAAAGTCGGGGACCAGGTCCAGCTCACCGACCCCAAGGGACGCCACTACACCTTCACGCTCGAAGCCGGGAAGCAGTTCCACACCCACAAGGGTGCCTTCCCGCACGACGAGCTGATCGGTGCTCCCGAGGGCAGCGTGGTCCGAACCACGGGAAACGTCGCCTATCTCGCGCTGCGCCCGCTGCTCCCCGACTACGTCCTGTCCATGCCCCGCGGGGCCGCCGTGGTCTACCCCAAGGACGCGGGGCAGATCCTGGCGATGGCCGACATCTTCGCCGGCGCCCGCGTGGTCGAGGCCGGCGTCGGCTCCGGATCGCTGAGCAGCTTCCTGCTGCGGGCGATCGGCGACCACGGGATGCTGCACAGCTACGAGCGCCGCGCGGACTTCGCCGAGATCGCCACCCAGAACGTCGAGCGCTACTTCGGCGGCCCGCACCCCGCCTGGCAGCTCACCGTCGGCGACCTCCAGGACCACCTGTCCGACACCGACGTGGACCGCGTGATCCTGGACATGCTGGCGCCCTGGGAGTGCCTGGAGCCCGTCTCCAAGGCCCTGGTGCCCGGCGGCATCCTGTGCGCCTACGTGGCCACCACGACGCAGCTGGCACGTACCGTCGAGGCGATCAGGGAGCACGGCAGCTTCAACGAGCCGGCCGCCTGGGAGACCATGGTCCGCACCTGGCACGTCGAGGGCCTCGCCGTCCGCCCCGACCACCGGATGATCGGACACACCGGCTTCCTGCTCACCGCCCGCCGGCTCGCCGACGGAGTGGAGCCCCCGCTGCGCCGCCGCCGGCCCGCCAAGGGCGCCTACGGCGAGGACTACACCGGACCGGGCAGCGCGAGCGGCGGCGCCGGCACCGACCGCTGA
- a CDS encoding ferredoxin yields MSNETAEALEVWIDQDLCTGDGICVQYAPEVFELDIDGLAYVKGDDDELRQAAGATVPVPVALLRDVVDSAKECPGDCIHVRRAADRVEVYGPDAE; encoded by the coding sequence GTGAGCAACGAGACGGCCGAAGCACTCGAGGTCTGGATCGACCAGGACCTGTGCACCGGCGACGGGATCTGTGTGCAGTACGCGCCGGAGGTCTTCGAGCTGGACATCGACGGCCTCGCCTATGTGAAGGGTGACGACGACGAGCTGCGGCAGGCCGCTGGTGCCACCGTACCCGTCCCGGTGGCTTTGCTGCGGGATGTGGTGGATTCGGCCAAGGAGTGCCCCGGCGACTGCATCCATGTGCGGCGGGCGGCGGACCGCGTCGAGGTCTACGGGCCCGACGCGGAATGA